A region of Microscilla marina ATCC 23134 DNA encodes the following proteins:
- a CDS encoding mucoidy inhibitor MuiA family protein: MKDTTQVIDSKVVTVTVFQDRAEVTREANVTLKQGEHILVFDQLPDSIEEKSVQVSGKGTQAMLTQVKFLTEYYEHSLDEDVQALEDKKQGLIAQGRRLQNEQQRLQGQQRFLQGMVDRVTKPTKGQRKSTPQDWLKMLEYYGQKQANVDEALLKVKQQVRQNTQALDKLEKETIHFFTQPQKARKKVEVQVSVAEEGTLQLLLSYVVQGASWEPYYDLRVSTKAETLELMYKAVIRQNTAEPWYDAALRLSTARPHIGGRQPELKAWRIQQHNPVTAQQVRDRLKATIKGVSGGAVKAMKKAKRPAVTSMPKPAKDVDEKERGIMIAGAVYDESNIDQFLERDEKRKMEEAQKIVDNKPTPPPNIDRGGAKVETGGTAVFFEIEGTHTVKNDDTEHQVTILQDTFSAHLQYSAVPKLSAHTYLRARTTNHTEYPLLAGSTNVFLDNNFVANASIDTIAPSEEFWTFLGTDEGVKVARKFLKKYEKQAGSLFSKKHRNLVYEYVMEVKNFKPRAIELIIKDQLPASQNEEVKVELLKPMYTEDTDELKVDKLKAIEWAYTLESGKSLQIPFEFAITYPANVWLTGM; this comes from the coding sequence ATGAAAGATACAACTCAAGTCATTGACTCAAAGGTGGTAACAGTCACGGTGTTTCAAGACCGCGCTGAAGTGACCCGCGAAGCAAATGTAACCCTGAAACAAGGTGAGCATATTTTGGTGTTTGACCAATTGCCCGATAGCATAGAAGAAAAGAGTGTGCAGGTAAGCGGTAAGGGTACCCAAGCCATGCTTACTCAGGTGAAGTTTTTGACCGAATATTATGAGCACTCTCTCGATGAAGATGTACAGGCATTGGAGGATAAAAAACAAGGATTGATAGCGCAGGGCAGAAGGCTACAAAATGAGCAACAACGTTTGCAAGGGCAACAGCGGTTTTTGCAAGGAATGGTAGACCGCGTGACCAAGCCCACCAAAGGACAACGCAAAAGCACCCCGCAAGACTGGTTGAAAATGCTGGAGTATTATGGGCAAAAACAAGCCAATGTAGACGAGGCTTTGCTGAAGGTAAAACAGCAAGTGCGTCAAAATACCCAAGCATTGGACAAGCTCGAAAAAGAAACCATACATTTTTTTACTCAACCACAAAAAGCCCGCAAAAAAGTAGAGGTGCAAGTAAGTGTCGCCGAAGAAGGTACCTTACAGCTGTTATTAAGCTATGTGGTGCAAGGGGCAAGTTGGGAGCCCTACTATGACTTAAGGGTGTCTACCAAAGCTGAAACCTTAGAGCTCATGTACAAGGCGGTGATTAGGCAAAACACTGCAGAACCTTGGTACGATGCTGCCTTGCGTTTGTCTACGGCACGCCCCCACATAGGCGGACGCCAACCTGAGCTCAAAGCGTGGCGAATTCAACAACACAACCCGGTAACTGCACAACAAGTGCGTGATCGTTTGAAGGCAACTATAAAGGGCGTATCGGGCGGCGCAGTGAAGGCAATGAAAAAGGCAAAAAGACCAGCAGTGACGAGTATGCCCAAGCCAGCAAAAGATGTAGACGAAAAAGAGCGGGGAATAATGATAGCTGGGGCAGTGTATGATGAGTCGAACATTGACCAATTTTTGGAACGAGACGAAAAACGCAAGATGGAAGAAGCGCAGAAAATAGTAGACAATAAACCGACTCCCCCTCCAAATATAGATAGAGGAGGGGCAAAAGTAGAGACAGGGGGGACAGCAGTATTTTTTGAAATAGAGGGCACCCATACGGTCAAAAATGATGATACAGAGCATCAAGTCACCATTTTGCAAGACACCTTCTCGGCTCACTTGCAATATTCGGCTGTGCCCAAGTTATCGGCGCATACCTATTTGCGGGCACGCACCACCAACCATACCGAATACCCTTTGTTGGCGGGGAGTACCAATGTTTTTTTGGACAACAATTTTGTCGCGAATGCTTCTATTGATACTATAGCTCCCTCAGAGGAGTTTTGGACTTTCTTAGGCACCGATGAAGGAGTGAAGGTAGCCCGCAAGTTTTTGAAAAAATATGAAAAACAAGCAGGAAGCCTTTTTAGTAAAAAGCATAGAAACCTGGTGTATGAGTATGTCATGGAGGTAAAAAACTTTAAACCAAGGGCAATAGAACTCATCATCAAAGATCAGTTGCCCGCGTCGCAAAACGAGGAGGTAAAAGTAGAACTCTTAAAACCAATGTATACTGAAGATACTGATGAGCTAAAGGTAGATAAGCTCAAGGCAATAGAGTGGGCATATACGCTTGAATCAGGCAAAAGCCTGCAAATTCCTTTTGAGTTTGCCATTACTTACCCCGCTAATGTGTGGTTAACGGGAATGTAG
- a CDS encoding mucoidy inhibitor MuiA family protein, translating into MKTLESKITDVTVFKGRAEVTRETTIKLEAGAHDLVFVDLPNEIDEDSIQVKGENGVKLSNISLKHIKGKVDEVEIQRLNGLMAEAKQKVAIAQEEVNRLEEDKNLLNSLLDKFTHRESKHSSAEIAPEKWTEMLEFYQQRSKKLDGLLRSANKTLTAEDDALGGLYRVYNNCNDERYKTTQQVELSIQTLQEGGVKLWLSYVVLNVNWTPNYEIRLDTKERIMHIVYRAVIKQDTSEVWNDVNLRISTAIPGLKGKHPDLKPWRIGKEGGASFGQSTGGERIVYRSLDELSMSEKDKLILEAQNMSEQLRAQEEAMRQNLEELMTTQQEMERQQQKLKGLQNDTWQEEEKLSEAEVKAEATSAVFDIKARHTIANNNEAHKVTITTADFPVGFRYSTVPKLSPYAYLKVKTKNTTAFPFLRGRAHIFLDNNFVANIKMLGVAPKEDFWTFFGVDQSLKIFHKFLRKYEKKTGNVFGKKMHTLTYEYEIEVKNHKHTAEEIIVWDQLPISGDEAVKVHLLQPNPKDKEVAIKFHQTDYHYIQWHTSLKPGATVTIPFSFAIEYPEGVEVEGL; encoded by the coding sequence ATGAAAACCTTAGAATCAAAAATTACCGATGTAACCGTGTTTAAAGGCAGGGCAGAAGTGACCCGTGAAACCACCATAAAGCTAGAGGCGGGAGCGCATGACTTGGTGTTTGTTGATTTGCCCAACGAAATAGACGAAGACAGCATACAGGTAAAAGGCGAAAATGGGGTCAAACTCAGCAATATTAGTTTGAAGCATATAAAGGGTAAGGTAGATGAGGTAGAAATTCAACGTTTGAATGGGCTTATGGCAGAGGCAAAGCAAAAGGTCGCAATTGCCCAAGAAGAAGTAAACAGGCTAGAGGAGGACAAAAATTTATTGAACAGCCTATTAGACAAATTTACCCATAGAGAGAGTAAACATTCTAGTGCTGAGATAGCTCCCGAAAAATGGACAGAAATGTTGGAGTTTTATCAGCAAAGAAGTAAAAAACTAGATGGTTTGTTGCGTAGCGCCAACAAAACGTTAACGGCAGAAGATGACGCGCTTGGTGGTTTGTATAGAGTCTATAATAACTGTAATGATGAACGTTATAAAACAACCCAGCAAGTAGAGCTTAGTATCCAGACCTTGCAAGAGGGGGGCGTAAAACTTTGGTTGTCGTATGTAGTACTCAATGTAAACTGGACGCCCAACTATGAGATAAGGCTCGACACCAAAGAGCGTATAATGCACATAGTATACAGGGCAGTGATCAAGCAAGACACGAGTGAGGTGTGGAACGATGTAAACCTGAGAATATCGACCGCCATTCCGGGGCTTAAGGGCAAACACCCCGACCTAAAACCTTGGAGGATAGGTAAGGAGGGGGGAGCTTCTTTTGGGCAAAGCACGGGAGGAGAACGCATTGTATACCGTAGTTTGGATGAGCTGAGTATGAGCGAAAAGGATAAGTTGATTCTTGAGGCGCAGAACATGTCGGAGCAACTGCGGGCACAAGAAGAGGCAATGAGGCAAAACCTAGAAGAACTCATGACTACTCAACAAGAAATGGAACGGCAACAACAGAAACTGAAGGGTCTACAAAATGATACCTGGCAAGAAGAAGAGAAACTGTCGGAAGCAGAAGTAAAAGCAGAAGCTACCTCGGCAGTATTTGACATTAAAGCCCGCCACACCATTGCCAACAACAACGAAGCCCATAAAGTGACCATTACCACTGCCGATTTTCCTGTGGGGTTTCGCTACTCTACTGTGCCCAAGCTTTCGCCCTATGCTTACTTGAAAGTAAAAACCAAAAACACCACTGCTTTTCCGTTTTTGCGGGGCAGGGCGCACATTTTCTTAGACAACAATTTTGTGGCAAATATAAAAATGTTGGGGGTGGCGCCCAAAGAAGATTTTTGGACGTTTTTTGGGGTAGACCAAAGCCTGAAAATCTTTCACAAGTTTTTGCGTAAGTATGAAAAAAAGACAGGCAATGTTTTTGGCAAAAAAATGCATACCTTGACCTATGAGTATGAAATAGAGGTGAAAAATCATAAACACACTGCCGAAGAAATCATTGTATGGGATCAATTGCCCATTTCGGGCGATGAGGCGGTCAAAGTACATTTATTGCAGCCCAACCCCAAAGACAAGGAGGTTGCCATTAAGTTTCACCAAACCGACTACCATTACATTCAATGGCATACCAGCCTTAAGCCAGGGGCTACAGTCACTATTCCTTTTAGCTTTGCGATAGAATACCCCGAAGGAGTAGAGGTAGAAGGGCTTTAA
- a CDS encoding mucoidy inhibitor MuiA family protein, with product MKTLTSKITNVTVFKDRAEVTRQASVEGLAAGEYQMVFDKLPKNIDQNSIQVNGKGNATLTNVKFETVHYEETPDLDRKTLYEEQQNIQDELRLLDDELNRLRKEKEFVDGVGKKLITPATTETTLELDPQKWANMLAYFKTELATVDKAIFGVEKNKRSWENKLNRINHQLQQMGQGKRLSKNQVTVWVEATQETSLALELSYVVYNASWRPVYDLRVSTQDKRMHITYNAIVEQNTGENWNDTLLKLSTAQPQISGQQPSLSPWRINLFVPKPPPAPAPGAARGMSNMIEAPMAQMYTSELDTGALMDELEEEMVMAKPTSAVETGATSVFFSVSGKHTVKSDGTEHRVTIMIEDFSAHFRYSTVPKLSPYAYLKAKVRNETAYPFLAGSANVFLDNNFVSTTNMEAVAPTEEFWTFLGIDQGFKIEHKFLKKYEKQEGGIFSKKTQNIVYEYLIEIKNNKTTQEEIVVWDQLPISGNDEIKVHLLEPTYKEDSDKVKKNEYEYIEWFFKPGPGEALSIPFKFAVEYPRDKQVDGLV from the coding sequence ATGAAAACCTTAACATCAAAAATTACCAATGTTACTGTATTTAAAGATCGGGCTGAGGTAACCAGACAAGCCAGTGTAGAAGGGCTGGCGGCTGGCGAATACCAAATGGTGTTTGACAAATTGCCCAAAAATATAGATCAAAATAGCATACAAGTCAATGGCAAAGGCAATGCTACCCTGACAAACGTAAAGTTTGAAACGGTGCACTATGAAGAAACCCCCGACCTGGACAGAAAAACCTTGTATGAAGAGCAGCAAAACATTCAGGATGAATTACGTTTGTTGGATGATGAACTGAACCGTTTGCGTAAAGAAAAGGAATTTGTAGACGGGGTAGGCAAGAAACTCATCACCCCGGCTACTACCGAAACTACTCTAGAGCTTGATCCGCAAAAATGGGCAAATATGCTGGCCTATTTCAAAACAGAGTTAGCCACCGTAGACAAGGCGATCTTTGGGGTAGAAAAAAATAAAAGAAGTTGGGAAAATAAACTCAATCGGATCAATCACCAGCTTCAGCAGATGGGGCAAGGCAAGCGCCTAAGTAAAAACCAGGTCACTGTATGGGTAGAAGCTACTCAAGAAACCAGCCTTGCGCTTGAGCTGTCTTATGTAGTATACAATGCCAGTTGGCGTCCGGTGTACGACTTGCGTGTATCTACTCAAGACAAACGTATGCACATTACCTACAATGCTATAGTAGAACAAAACACGGGTGAAAACTGGAACGATACTCTACTTAAACTTTCTACCGCCCAACCCCAGATAAGCGGGCAACAACCCAGCTTGTCGCCCTGGCGCATCAACTTGTTTGTGCCCAAGCCACCCCCGGCACCAGCTCCTGGCGCAGCAAGGGGCATGTCAAATATGATAGAAGCCCCCATGGCACAAATGTACACATCAGAGCTTGATACAGGGGCATTGATGGATGAGCTGGAAGAAGAAATGGTGATGGCAAAACCTACTTCCGCCGTAGAAACCGGGGCAACTTCAGTGTTTTTTAGCGTGTCGGGCAAGCATACTGTCAAGAGCGACGGTACCGAACATCGGGTAACCATTATGATCGAAGATTTTTCGGCACATTTTCGCTATTCTACTGTGCCCAAGCTTTCTCCTTATGCTTACCTCAAAGCCAAAGTGCGCAACGAAACAGCTTACCCTTTTCTGGCAGGCAGTGCCAACGTGTTTTTAGACAACAACTTTGTGTCTACCACTAATATGGAGGCAGTAGCACCTACCGAGGAGTTTTGGACGTTTTTGGGCATAGATCAAGGTTTTAAGATTGAACACAAGTTTTTGAAAAAATATGAAAAGCAGGAGGGAGGTATTTTTAGCAAAAAAACTCAAAACATTGTGTATGAGTATTTGATAGAAATAAAAAACAACAAAACCACTCAGGAGGAAATCGTAGTGTGGGATCAGTTGCCTATATCGGGCAATGATGAAATAAAAGTACACTTGCTAGAGCCTACCTACAAAGAAGACAGCGACAAGGTAAAGAAAAACGAGTATGAATACATTGAGTGGTTTTTTAAACCTGGTCCTGGCGAAGCGTTGAGCATTCCCTTTAAGTTTGCGGTAGAATACCCACGCGATAAACAAGTAGATGGTTTGGTGTAA
- a CDS encoding outer membrane protein assembly factor BamB family protein: MLGQILLHWFDFFYDLPIIVYIALLVGWVFFLQYLVRFIKQNWIGVLVVLLGVAVPLFLILIKSWWGLGYLHEQGVTYVGVSGKYLALSDHYATYSKGGKRADHRRLYLVNTQTGEVLFRSSIKGKVTNLTWEDDKLLMQAGTNSRFFSLKGTSKKAFKKPNLKNLPELKSGIYKQGYNASTDQVWVINKKGEKFFYNAQTLQREPKNTLKVKKTTQTLKAFQPIKNLFKTKYGAVKNKKYYDRRAYCPVSFFGNRRSNIRKRLYIARQPINKYFVYGRLRYCLPAQNFALISSYQTTDKKKTVLTAINTNTGETLWEQTPAQLAGAKNKAKVYYFIPVEGNESVVLVGEYLLRLQTNTGKVIWKTRL; the protein is encoded by the coding sequence ATGCTTGGACAAATCTTATTGCATTGGTTTGATTTTTTTTATGACCTCCCCATCATTGTATACATCGCCTTATTGGTGGGTTGGGTATTTTTTCTGCAATACCTGGTGCGTTTTATCAAACAAAATTGGATAGGTGTATTGGTGGTATTGTTAGGGGTAGCCGTACCCCTTTTTCTTATTTTAATTAAATCTTGGTGGGGCTTGGGCTACTTGCATGAGCAAGGCGTCACGTATGTAGGGGTGTCGGGCAAATACCTGGCTTTGAGCGACCATTATGCTACCTACAGCAAAGGAGGTAAACGGGCTGACCACCGTCGTTTGTATCTGGTGAACACTCAAACAGGAGAGGTGTTGTTCAGATCGTCTATCAAGGGCAAGGTAACCAATCTCACTTGGGAAGATGATAAACTGCTGATGCAAGCAGGAACCAATAGCCGTTTTTTTTCACTCAAAGGTACCTCTAAAAAAGCATTTAAAAAGCCCAACCTCAAAAATTTGCCTGAACTAAAAAGTGGCATCTATAAACAAGGTTATAATGCCAGTACTGACCAAGTGTGGGTGATTAACAAAAAAGGTGAAAAGTTTTTTTATAATGCTCAAACCCTGCAAAGAGAACCTAAAAATACGCTCAAGGTCAAGAAAACAACCCAGACTTTGAAGGCTTTTCAGCCAATCAAAAACTTGTTCAAAACGAAGTATGGGGCAGTCAAAAATAAAAAATACTATGATCGTCGAGCGTATTGTCCGGTAAGTTTTTTTGGTAACCGTCGTTCAAACATCAGAAAGCGCTTGTACATTGCCCGCCAACCCATAAATAAGTATTTTGTGTATGGGCGTTTGCGGTATTGTTTGCCTGCTCAAAACTTTGCCCTCATTAGTAGTTATCAAACCACCGATAAAAAGAAAACCGTGTTAACGGCAATCAACACAAATACTGGCGAAACCTTGTGGGAACAAACCCCCGCTCAGTTGGCAGGAGCCAAAAACAAGGCAAAGGTATATTATTTTATCCCAGTAGAGGGTAACGAAAGTGTTGTGTTGGTAGGTGAATACTTGCTAAGGTTGCAAACCAACACAGGGAAGGTAATTTGGAAAACCCGTTTGTAA
- a CDS encoding DUF996 domain-containing protein, whose translation MKNLAQKLKKIKKPSEVHQNDVYSETHRLSKMRANYEKAREELTVQPYSQRMRPLDNFLYGFRSVYHFISVILGLATCALVSLVFVGIDTQGNEQFPPWLLILMALLIGGLLVGVLVAVEMAKVTFAKNIFKAKAKRANINTFSIVALAFLVFVSIALSGVGGALLSYKMGDKTQQLGQTLKTGENKVAKQYDQRLVQLNEVIAALEKLSVDKKARKWGLTKEEQANLQTSKAEKIQLLAAKEKALSKLSTQHDHKLKANQAYTSTTMYVALALITFLELITIYAYSFHYQYLARTENEGVQFNILPHSEALAETPKEESQDTMVERLVDKLSEALLASKESAPAPKLEAEKPAEKTKEISPEETTLAPNTPPLEVWMQALEEKVAQITQQFQSAPAAPETVVAQAPNEISLRPSSTRTNLQAINDNAPLGTHVECKNPACSKQFQKRSHNHKYCTPNCRTSKSFNI comes from the coding sequence ATGAAAAATCTTGCTCAAAAACTTAAAAAAATCAAAAAACCTTCTGAAGTACATCAAAATGATGTGTATTCAGAGACGCATCGTTTGTCAAAAATGAGGGCAAATTATGAAAAGGCACGCGAGGAACTGACCGTTCAACCTTATTCTCAACGCATGAGACCATTAGATAATTTTTTGTATGGGTTTCGATCGGTGTATCATTTTATATCTGTTATTCTGGGGTTGGCAACCTGTGCACTGGTGAGTTTGGTATTTGTAGGAATAGACACCCAAGGCAACGAACAATTTCCTCCCTGGCTGCTCATTCTCATGGCGCTGTTGATTGGTGGTTTGTTGGTGGGCGTATTGGTGGCAGTAGAAATGGCGAAGGTTACTTTTGCAAAAAATATTTTTAAGGCTAAAGCCAAACGAGCCAATATTAATACCTTTTCTATAGTCGCACTGGCTTTTTTGGTATTTGTGTCTATAGCTTTAAGTGGAGTGGGTGGTGCTTTGCTTTCTTATAAAATGGGCGATAAAACCCAACAATTGGGTCAAACACTCAAAACCGGGGAAAATAAAGTGGCCAAACAATACGATCAGCGCCTGGTCCAATTGAACGAAGTAATCGCGGCGCTGGAAAAGCTCTCAGTAGATAAAAAAGCCCGCAAATGGGGGCTCACCAAAGAGGAACAAGCTAACTTACAAACAAGCAAAGCAGAAAAAATACAATTACTGGCGGCTAAAGAAAAAGCACTCAGTAAGTTGAGTACTCAACATGACCATAAGCTTAAGGCAAATCAAGCATATACTTCTACTACAATGTATGTGGCACTTGCGCTCATCACCTTTTTAGAACTTATCACTATTTACGCCTACTCTTTTCATTATCAATATTTGGCACGTACCGAAAACGAAGGGGTACAATTCAATATCTTACCACATAGCGAAGCCTTGGCAGAGACACCTAAAGAAGAATCACAAGACACTATGGTCGAGCGATTGGTAGATAAGCTGAGTGAGGCTTTGCTTGCCAGCAAAGAAAGTGCTCCTGCACCTAAACTAGAAGCAGAAAAACCAGCAGAAAAAACCAAGGAAATAAGCCCCGAGGAAACAACTCTGGCACCCAATACTCCCCCACTGGAGGTTTGGATGCAAGCATTGGAAGAAAAAGTAGCTCAAATTACCCAACAGTTTCAGTCTGCCCCGGCGGCACCTGAAACTGTAGTAGCACAAGCTCCCAACGAAATAAGCTTGCGCCCCAGCAGTACCCGTACTAACTTGCAGGCAATCAACGACAATGCGCCATTGGGCACTCATGTAGAATGTAAAAACCCGGCTTGTAGCAAGCAGTTTCAGAAGCGCAGCCACAACCATAAATACTGTACGCCTAATTGCCGCACCAGTAAATCTTTTAATATTTGA
- a CDS encoding ORF6N domain-containing protein, with the protein MLEKINPVRDAIISLRNQHVILDVDLAKLYDVETKHFNQAVKRNIEKFPEDFMFKLTQEEKDELVTNCDRLANLKHSSSVPTAFTELGVIQAAGILKSSVAVRMSIFIARTFVAMMKELEAQKVNRQFLLALPPQLESRLDEIEKRIEGNQGKISSQNRQFDIVVNMLQELAQVLDDNTKPPPRNPIGF; encoded by the coding sequence ATGCTCGAAAAAATCAACCCAGTAAGAGATGCCATTATTTCATTAAGAAATCAGCATGTGATTTTAGATGTTGATCTTGCCAAATTATACGACGTAGAAACCAAACACTTTAATCAGGCAGTCAAAAGAAACATCGAAAAATTTCCTGAGGACTTTATGTTTAAACTTACTCAAGAAGAAAAAGACGAACTGGTCACAAACTGTGACCGGTTGGCTAATCTCAAACATTCGAGCAGTGTACCTACTGCTTTTACTGAGCTGGGAGTAATACAAGCAGCTGGTATTCTGAAGTCGAGTGTGGCAGTAAGAATGAGTATTTTTATTGCCCGTACTTTTGTGGCAATGATGAAAGAACTGGAAGCACAAAAGGTAAACCGACAGTTTTTGTTGGCGTTGCCTCCTCAGCTTGAGAGTCGTTTGGATGAGATAGAAAAACGGATTGAGGGAAATCAAGGAAAAATTAGTAGTCAAAACCGTCAGTTCGACATAGTTGTAAACATGCTACAGGAACTGGCTCAAGTGTTAGACGATAATACCAAGCCTCCACCGCGCAACCCCATTGGGTTTTGA
- a CDS encoding peroxiredoxin-like family protein: protein MTTKLTKTLFALTIIALLSTAFRVGDPLPEKAEDVSPLLVGEKIPKVTLNNTKGEAINLQKMVSNKPTVLIFYRGGWCPYCNRQLAGLQKIEKQVLALGYQIVAISPDSPQNLKKTMDKNTLSYTLVSDASADAAKAFGIAFRAPKKYGRWLSKSSGGKNTENILPVPSVFVLNKKGTIKFEYINPNYKERLSPELLLAAAKLSK from the coding sequence ATGACTACAAAATTGACCAAAACACTTTTTGCTTTGACCATCATTGCCTTGTTAAGTACTGCTTTTCGTGTGGGTGACCCTTTGCCCGAAAAAGCCGAAGATGTAAGTCCTTTGCTGGTAGGCGAAAAAATACCTAAAGTAACACTTAACAACACCAAAGGGGAGGCAATAAACCTTCAAAAAATGGTGTCTAACAAACCTACAGTACTCATTTTTTATAGAGGAGGGTGGTGTCCTTATTGCAATCGCCAACTTGCTGGGTTACAAAAAATAGAAAAACAAGTGTTGGCCCTAGGCTATCAGATTGTAGCAATAAGCCCTGACAGCCCTCAGAACTTAAAAAAGACGATGGATAAAAATACCTTGTCTTATACTTTAGTATCCGATGCCAGCGCTGATGCAGCCAAAGCTTTTGGGATTGCATTTAGAGCGCCTAAAAAATATGGTCGTTGGTTGAGTAAAAGCTCTGGTGGGAAAAACACTGAAAACATATTGCCTGTACCTTCAGTATTTGTGCTAAACAAAAAAGGAACGATCAAGTTTGAATATATCAATCCCAATTATAAAGAACGTTTGAGCCCTGAATTGCTGTTGGCTGCCGCCAAATTGAGTAAGTAA
- a CDS encoding DUF885 domain-containing protein — protein MKYPLPALIFSFCCTWFSVSCQTLSQKQNMTTTLKKIFQTYTEQCAKLDIRRGFNFSYQVSLRNIPTMTRLKKRQAFFELYAAKIAQVQRAKLAQNDQYDYDHFVYELKKNREELKLQLAFIRQYKNQPIPDQGLSFLPKGWYSLYVKRMTTAEISPEAIMEFGKKEVARVKSNIRRIQAKAGYKGRDQAFYQYLQNPRFQLTNLDTILARYAHIDRTVRQNLHKVFAFTASRKVKISPIPNANYDTPPGYLQPNQVSGNTFFFKFYQNKHNWRGMDFLYIHEALPGHSYHFDWENLHLKNRPAFHSLISYPGYFEGWAAYCENFGKELGLYQSIYTEFGKWSWDLVRSVRVVLDAGIHAKGWSKQQALAYWQKHLPFRMDIAQREVDRVMRWPAQVLSYKLGEAKLLELKRKCEKALGASFDIKKFHSLVLSKGQIPLQLMETMVNDFIKKHQAYRQSPDKD, from the coding sequence ATGAAATACCCCTTACCTGCATTAATTTTTAGTTTTTGCTGTACTTGGTTTTCGGTCAGTTGCCAAACGCTTTCCCAAAAGCAAAACATGACCACTACCCTCAAAAAAATCTTTCAAACCTATACTGAACAATGTGCAAAGTTGGACATTAGGCGAGGTTTTAACTTTAGCTATCAGGTCAGCTTACGCAATATACCTACAATGACACGGCTCAAGAAACGACAAGCTTTTTTTGAGCTATATGCAGCAAAAATTGCGCAGGTTCAACGGGCAAAACTGGCTCAAAATGATCAATATGACTATGACCATTTTGTCTATGAGCTTAAAAAAAATCGTGAAGAACTCAAGCTTCAACTGGCCTTTATCAGGCAATATAAAAACCAACCAATACCCGATCAAGGATTAAGTTTTTTACCTAAAGGTTGGTATTCGTTGTATGTAAAACGTATGACGACAGCCGAAATAAGCCCTGAGGCAATCATGGAATTTGGCAAAAAAGAAGTAGCAAGAGTAAAAAGCAATATCAGAAGAATACAGGCAAAAGCAGGGTATAAGGGAAGAGACCAAGCATTTTATCAATACTTGCAAAACCCACGGTTTCAGTTGACTAACTTAGACACTATTTTGGCAAGGTATGCCCACATCGACCGTACTGTGCGACAAAACCTCCATAAGGTTTTTGCCTTTACTGCATCACGCAAGGTAAAAATAAGCCCTATACCTAATGCAAATTATGATACACCCCCAGGATATTTGCAACCGAATCAAGTGAGTGGCAATACCTTCTTTTTCAAGTTTTACCAAAATAAACACAATTGGCGGGGAATGGATTTTTTGTATATTCATGAAGCTTTACCAGGGCATAGCTACCATTTCGACTGGGAAAATCTTCACCTTAAAAACCGTCCTGCTTTTCATAGCCTTATTTCATACCCTGGTTATTTTGAAGGCTGGGCAGCCTACTGTGAAAACTTTGGCAAAGAACTGGGCTTGTACCAAAGCATTTATACCGAGTTTGGTAAATGGTCATGGGACCTTGTCCGCTCAGTAAGAGTGGTGCTGGATGCAGGCATTCATGCCAAAGGATGGAGCAAACAGCAAGCGTTGGCATATTGGCAAAAACACTTACCGTTTAGAATGGACATAGCCCAACGTGAAGTAGATCGAGTGATGCGTTGGCCAGCCCAGGTACTGAGCTATAAATTGGGAGAAGCCAAACTTTTGGAATTAAAACGTAAGTGTGAAAAAGCATTAGGAGCCAGCTTTGACATCAAGAAGTTTCATTCATTGGTGTTAAGCAAGGGGCAAATACCTTTGCAGTTAATGGAAACAATGGTAAATGACTTTATCAAAAAACACCAAGCCTACCGTCAATCACCTGACAAAGATTAA